CGAAGCATCCGTTCAACCCTTAAAGAAATTCTTGAATACGAAAAGTACACTGTTGAGGAAGCTGAAGATGGCGAGCAAGCTATCGAAAAGCTGATTACGCATAAATACGACGCTGTACTGTGCGATATCAAAATGCCTAAACTTACTGGTGTAGAAGTGCTTGAAAAGGCAAAAAAACTTGATATCCAAACTCCATTCATCATGATCAGCGCGCATGGCACTATTGAGCTTGCTGTTGAAGCCACTAAAATGGGAGCTTTTAATTTTCTTCCCAAGCCTCCTGACTTGAACAGATTGCTCATCACTCTAAGAAATGCGCTTGAAAAAAACGAATTGGTAGAGGAAACCAAAGAATTGAAAAAGAAGATTGTAAAGGTGCAAACCAAAACAATCGTAGGCGAATCGCAAGCTATACAAAAGCTAAAAGAAACTATTCAAAAAGTGGGACCAACAGAAGCTAGAGTCTTAATCACAGGTCCTAATGGATCCGGGAAAGAACTTGTAGCCAGAGGAATCCACTCTGCCAGCAATAGAAACAGCAAACCTATAGTAGAAGTAAACTGCGCGGCTATTCCGGCAGAACTTATAGAAAGCGAGCTTTTTGGTCATGAAAAAGGATCCTTCACTTCAGCGATCAAGCAGCGCAAAGGCAAATTCGAAGTTGCCGATGGAGGCACATTGTTCTTAGATGAAATCGGAGATATGAGCTTATCAGCCCAAGCTAAAGTCCTTAGAGCTCTTCAGGAAAACAAAATAACCCGTGTTGGAGGAGAAAAAGAAATAAAGGTTAATGTAAGAGTCTTGGCGGCAACCAATAAAAACCTAAAAGAGGAAATTGAAAAAGGCAATTTCAGAGAAGATCTCTATCATAGACTTAGCGTAATTCTTGTAAAAGTTCCGCCATTAAGAGAGAGGCTTGACGATATTCCATTGCTAGCAGACAAATTTTTGCAAGACATTGCGAATGAATACGGGCAAGCCAAAAAAGAGCTATCTCTGGAAGCTATAGAAGAACTTAAGAACAATCCTTGGACAGGAAATGTCAGGGAATTGCGAAATGTCGTTGAACGACTTGTTATTATGTCTGATCAAAAAATTATCGCTGAAGATGTACTGCAATACACAGAAGCATAGATACTTTAAAAGGAGCCAGCTTTAAATTTAAACTGGCTCCTATTTACAACTATTACTTCTTACTTTCAGGTTCAACATGGAAAGCCATATTGTTTCGAGCATACATTTCTTCTTGAATCACATTATGAACTTGAATCTTTAATTTTTCAATGTCTTTCAAAGTCAAATCATTCGTATGAATTGGCTCATGATAGACAACCATATTCTTATGCCAACGCAAAGTAAAATCACCATGGTGTCCAGGAAGTATCTTCCAATTATATGGCAAAGTCACCGGAACAATGGGAATACCCTTTTCAATTGCAAGCAAAAACGCTCCATCTTTAAACGGCAACAATTCAGGCGATTGCTTTGAAATCGTTCCTTCTGGAAATATAGCCAAGTTATACCCTCTGTCAAGCGACTCTCGACAATCGTCCATAGCCTTTTTTCTACTTCTAGGATTTTTTCTATCAACTATTATATTCAACTTCTTATAGATGTATCCAAACACGGGGATTTTCACTAGCTCTATTTTCCCTAAAAACAACATCGCAAAAGGCCCACCACCCACAGCGGGTATATCCAAATAGGACGAGTGATTTGGGACAAACAAATACTGTTTATCTTTCTGAAGCTTTCCTTTATAAACTTTATTAATGGGCATGCCTATCAACCAAAACAAAGAAGTACCCCAAAATTGATACAACTCATAAGCATATCTTTCCAATGATTTAAACCTGATGTAAAGCCAAAAAAAAGGAAAAATCATCAGCATAATCCCTAAAAAAACAATTAGTCCATAAAAGGTATATATCTTCCTGATAATCTTCATTCAAATTAAATTTTTGTACACCATAAAAATAACGATCATGCCAACACATTGGTATTTGATCGCATTTATTTACGGTCTTTGGTATCAACTATTATCGTCACAGGTCCATCATTCACTAAGCCGACTTTCATATCCGCCCCAAACTCGCCAGTTGCCAATTTCCTACCCAGCAAACCTTCAAGCTCAGCTATGGTCTTTTCATATAACGGGATAGCAACATCAGGCTTTGCAGCTTTGATATAAGAAGGGCGATTGCCTTTTTTTGTACTCGCATGCAAAGTAAACTGGCTTATTAACAAGATCTCTCTTTCATGATCCAACAAGCTCTTATTCATTACCTCATTTTCATCAGGAAATATTCTCATATTGACGATTTTCTTTGCCAGCCACTGAATATCCTCATAAGCATCGGCATCTTCAATTCCCAATAGAATCATCAAACCTCTGCCTATCTCTCCCTTTACTTCTCCATCGATCTTCACACTTGCTTCCGAAACTCTTTGAATTACTGCAATCATTTTTCTTCTCCTTTCTCCATTAAAATATCTGATTCATATACCGACTCTCCCATACTTCCTTCCGAAGCTATTTTATGCATTGCCTTGGCGACAACCTCCCCTTCTATGCCTCTGTACTTTTTTAATTTCCCTATTAACAACCAGCCAATTGCTTTCATCGCAAATTTAGCAGAATCCTCTCCTACCCTTTCCTCTGACCTCTGTCCCATCAACAATGATGGACGAATTATAGAATACTTATCATAACCTAACTCTGAAATTGCTTTCTCCACTTTGCCTTTGATCTTATTATAATAAAATGAAGACTTCTCATCAGCTCCCATAGCTGAAATCAATTGAAAGCTACCTGCTTTGTACTTCAACCCTAACTTCGCCAATTCCAAACAATATTCATAATCCACTTTTTCAAATAAGTCTCTAGTCTTGGCCTTCTTAATTGTAGTCCCCAAACAACAAAACACCTCATCAATATTAGAACTCAACTCGACTTGAGCAAGCGAATCAAAATCAATCATGACAACTTCTAATTTATCATCAGATATTTCTAAAGGCTTTCTTGAAAGCACGATTACTTTATCGTAAGCATTGTCATCGATGATCAATTTCAGCAAATGTTCACCTACCAAACCTGTAGCTCCAGCCAGCAAAGCTGCTTTTTGACTTTTGGGCATCATATATTAATTAAAAGTTTCTATTCTTTAAATGGTAAAACACCACTCAATCATGTTTTAGTTTTTAAAAGTCTCTTTTCTGAACTAGATTTGCAAGATGTTGAAATCATTTTTTTCAGAAAATAAAATAGAGGCCGGTTGTGATGAAGTAGGAAGAGGCTGTCTAGCTGGCCCGGTAGTAGCCGCCGCGGTAATACTACCTAAAGATTATACGCACGAAATACTCAATGACTCAAAAAAAATCAGTCCTAAAAAACGAGCCCAGCTCGCTGAAGAAATTAAAAAAGACGCCATCGCATGGGCTATTGCCGAATCAACGGTTGAAGAGATTGACCAAATCAACATACTAAACGCGTCTTACCTTGCCATGCAAAGAAGCATTGACAAATTGGACAAAATACCGGAATTGCTTTTAATTGACGGCAACAGATACAAGCCTCATAATGAAATCCCCTATAAATGCATCGTAAAAGGCGATTCTAAATTTCTATCTATCGCAGCGGCTTCTATTTTAGCCAAAACATACAGAGATGAGCTAATGGAGAATTTAGCCGTTGAACACTCAGGATATGGCTGGGAAAAGAATGCAGGCTACCCAACCAAACAACATAGAGAAGGTATTGAAAAATTCGGGATAACTGACTGGCACCGCAAAACATTCAAACTATTCAAAGACAAAACGCTTTTTGATTAACTTATAGCCCCTAAAACTTTAACTACAGACAAAACCATGAATAATTCGGTTTCTTTTCTTTAATGTCAGAACGAATTTTGCATTTGATTCTAATTAAACTTATGCAAAATTCGATTTTTTATATACTTATTAATTGAACTTCAGAGCATTCATATTGACAATGTGCTGGGTATTCTCTTCCTCCCTTAGTTGGGGACAAGAGCACCCGCCTCAAAGAGTTGATTCTATTCCGGGATTCATAAATGATTCTATTAGAATCAACCCTTTAGTCAAGCCTCCTCAAGAGGTAAATGACATGCGAAGAACAAACAAGAAAATTCTTAGAGACTTAAAAAGCGAACAGTTCTACGATTCCCTATACCGTAAATCCCAACGGAATTTATTCACAAAAACACTATATGATCTGATATTCAAATCAGGCCAAAACCCCAGTGGAAAAATGAAGCTTGACTCAGTCATATCCATAGAAAGTGAAAAACCTTTTGCTCCTTATGAAGATCTTATCATAAACAATATTAGAATCAAAACTCTCAATATTTATGGTGGAAGCGTCACAGACACTACATACACCCCTTTATCATGGTTTGAAAAAACTGTCAATAGTCTTCATGTCACGACCAAGTCCTTTACGATCAAACAGAACTTACTATTCAAACCTGGTGATTACGTAAATGCCGTAAAACTCTCAAACAATGAAAGGCTTTTGAGACAACTGCCATTCATACACGATGCAAGGATATATATTGAGCCTGTCAAGGATTGTCCGAATGAAGTCAACATACTCGTAATAACCCAAGACAACTGGTCGATTCTTCCAGGGGGTAGTGTCAATGGCCGAACACGGTTTAGAGTATCATTAAATGAAAAAAACCTAGCAGGACTAGGCCACCAATTCAAAAACACAGCTTTTTATGATGAAGAGCGTGATCAAATGTGGGGTTATGAGGGAGACTACTATGTAAATAACATATTAGGGACATTTATCGATGGAAGAGTAACTTACAATAATCGATGGGATAGAAAAGGCATTATTAGCAATATAGAAAGGCCTTTTATTGTCAATGAAATTTCTAATGTCGGACAGGCGAAATTCGAACATCAAACTAGAGTCAATGACTTTTACTTTTACGAAAAAGATACGACTTACGATGACTTGACTTACGATTATTTAGAAACTGACTTTTGGTATGGACATTCATTTGGAATTATTCAATCCAGCTTAAAAAACCCTACTCAATTAATGATCTCAGCCCGAACCAAATACAGAACTTACCATACACGTCCTGAAGGCGTTTCAGCAGACTCATTATATTATTTTCATGATTCCAGAATCTATCTTTTTAGCATCAACTTCTTGAGAAGCAACTTTATCAAAGGCACGAGAATTTATGGTTATGGAAGAACGGAAGATGTTCCTTATGGATTCCAATTGACATTTACATCCGGTTATCAATTTCAAGAGTATGACCTTAATCGACCTTATACAGGTTTTTTATTCAGTAGATCTCTTTATCAACCCAATAAAGGGTATTTATATTATTCTTTCGCCATTGGCACATTTTGGAATAATGGCCAAATGCAAGATGGGGTTTTCTCATTTAACAACAGACTGTTTTCCAAATACATTAAATGGAGAAAATACGGGATTCGACACTTCTTCAATCTAAATTACACTTATGGAATCAATCAACTAGGTGAAGCCAGTATTACTATCAATAGAGATCAAAATCTCGGAGGAATTAAAACATCAAATAGAGCGGGTATACAAAGACTCACAGTCAACTATGAAACAGTATTGTTTTCTCCATCCACATACGCTGGTTTCCAGTTCGCTTTGTTTTCATTCGCGGATTTGGCTGTATTAGCTGATAGGTTTCCAATGAGAATAAGCCCAGAAGCGTACTTAGGACTTGGTTTTGGCGCAAGACTTGTAAATGAAAAGCTAATTTTCAGCAATTTTGAAATCAAACTTGCCTACTATCCTGTGATTCCAAAAGATGAAAGAAGCTTCATCGCTGATCTCGATTCTTATCCAGAACCAAGATTTGACAATTTTACAGAAGTAAAACCACGAGTCGTTCCATTCAGATAACATATTTTCTTGAAAAATTCGATTTCCTAATTTTTTAACCCATCCAAGTAATTTATCCCACAAGCTTTCGTTGCGATTATGATTATCCAAAAAAATTATGGATACAATTAAACAACTTAAATACTTGACAACTTGATAAATTTTTACAAATCAATGAATAGCTTTTCCAAAGCAGTCTGCTTGTTGGCTGTTTATGCTTTTTCAATAAACTTCGTCAACGGACAATATTTGAAGGATGAATCTTTTAATAATAAAAGCTATGAAAAAGCTGAAAAAAATATTGTCGAAAACAGAAAGTGGTATGATATCATAAAAATAAATGGTTACATACAAGCTAGATACAATGGACTGTTCGAAACAAACCCTGACTTGGCTGTGGAGCAAGCTGACAAAAACTGGGGCAAAGACAAGGGAATTTCATTTCGAAGAATTCGAGTAAAACTAAGCGGATGGCTTCATCCTAAAGTATACATGTATGTCCAAGGAGATTTCGCAAGCGAATTTTCACTTAAAGATGCATATGGGGATTTTTACGCTGACAATGAAAAAAAATTATGGCTGAGGGTTGGTCAAAGCAAAGTTCCGTACGGATTTGAGAATATGCAGTCTTCTCAACATAGAATCGTTTTGGACAGGAACGATCCTTTCAACAGCGCATTGAAAAACGAACGAGACATGATGGCTGTCGCTTACTACACTCCTGTTAAATTTCGAAAAGTGTATGATTACCTTAAGCGAAACAACTTAAAACACAGTGGTAATTATGGAGCTTTTGGCCTTGGCGTATTTAATGGACAGACAGCAAATACCCCTGATGAAAACGATGAAATGCATATCGTCGCAAGAACCTCATACCCCCTTATGTTGCCAAATAAGCAGGTTTTTGAGTTTATACTACAAGCTTATTCAGGCAATTATGTGGTAACAAATACTTCCGAAGGAGTTAAAACAACTATCATCAATAATGAAGGTCATGAAGAACTTATAGACGCAAATGGCGCTGAATTTGAAGATTCAAGGATTGGGGCAGGGGTTATTTGGTACCCTCAGCCTTTTGGTCTGCAAGCCGAATACAATATTGGTCGAGGTCCTGAATACGACCCAAGCACCAACACGATAAAAGTGCAAGACCTTCATGGTGGCTATATCATGGCAATGGGAAAAATAGATTATCGAGAGCATTCATTTTTCCCCTTTATAAGGTATCAGTTTTACGATGGAGGCAAAAAGTTCGAACTCGATGCTAGAAGCTACACTGTTGATGATTGGGAAATTGGTCTGGAATGGCAACCAATGGATGCTATGGAAGTTACCGCCATGTATGTGATTGCTGACAGAAGATATGAAGATGGAGAATTGCCCGAAAATGAAGAATCCGGCAATTTATTAAGACTTCAAATGCAACTAAATTTTTAATTCATTTTATAAAACAAAAAAGGCGGAACAAACTGCTCCGCCTTTAAAACCTTATCTTTTAGCACTATTTAAACAGCTTCCAAACATCATTTAAAATCACAAAAGCCATTAAGCTTAACAGAATAATCATTCCTGTTTTCTGAGCGATTTCCATGAATTTATCTCCAGGCTTTCTTCCTGATATCATTTCATATAAAAGGAACATCACATGTCCGCCATCCAAAGCAGGAATCGGCAACAAGTTCATAAAAGCCAAAACCATAGACAACAATCCAGTAATACTCCAAAATTTAATCCAATTCCATGTTCCCCCATAAATTTGAGCAATTGCGATAGGCCCTGAAAGAGAGCTTGCAGGATTAACCTCTCCTGTAACCATTTTCCACAAGCCTTTAGCATTAGTTACAACAACTTTCACTGCTCTATCAGTACCCACGACTACAGACTGGCCAAAAGTAAAATCCTTATGAGAAACTTGAAGCAAATCATTTGGATAAAAGCCCATTTTACCATCCTTATCAATCGGAATGCTCAATGTTTTCTCCTTTCCACCTCGATCAATCACAGCACTTACTGTTTTATCCTTATTGTCAGCCAAAACAGCTTGAAGTTGATTAAAATAAGTCGTCGGATGACCATTTACAGACAATATTTTATCCCCTTTCTCAAGACCTCCTTTTGAAGCTCCAGAACCCTTGATAACTTCTTTAACATCATATGGCGACAATGGAGTAACAAAGCCTTCCGTTTTAGATTTTTCAGCATATTGCTCCAGAAAGCCTTTAGGTATTTTAAGGTCAATCACTTTCCCATCTCTCTCTACCGTATAATAGCTATTATTTGAGATCAACACCTCTGGATCATAAACATCGCTAAAATCCTCAAAGTCTTTACCATTGATTTTAAGAATCTTATCTCCAGTCTTAAATCCAACCTCTTTGCCTAATGGCAGTGCTACTATCCCTTTTTTATTTACCTCATCTTTAGAATAATATGTTGATCCATTCATCCATGTCAACATAACAAAAATCAGAATACCAGTAATCACATTCACTATGATTCCACCCAACATAACGATCAACCTTTGCCAAGCCGGCTTTGATCTAAATTCCCAAGGCTCTGGAGGAGCTGCTAATTGATCTTTATCAAGAGACTCATCCATCATACCCGAGATTTTAACAAATCCTCCTAAAGGAATTAAGCTCAAGGCATATTCCGTTTCTCCCCATTTGAAGCTGAATATCTTTGGAGGAAAACCTATTGAGAACTCCTCTACTCTCATACCAAAAGCCTTTGCGGCCAATAGATGTCCCATTTCATGAACACCCACCAAGATCGAAAGTCCCAAAATAATCTGGGCTGCCATTACTAATATTTCCATATTGATAGTTTAATTTCTTCTTTTTTAAAAAATCTGCTTAACTTTTTCCTCAGCGACCAACCTTGTTTCTTGATCCGTTTGAATATAATCTTCCAAAGTTGGAGACTCTATAAATGATATTGAATTCATGCATGACTCAATAACATCAGACATTTCCAAAAACCCAATTTGGTCTTTCAAAAACTTCTCCACAACCACCTCATTGGCCGCATTCAAAACACAGGCGGTATTGCCTCCTTTATTCAAAGCTTCGTAAGCCAAACCTAAATTCTTGAATGTCTCCATATCCGGCTTCTCGAAAGTCAACTGGGGGTAATCCAAAAAAGAAAATCTTGGAAAGTCAGCCTTCATTCTATTTGGATAACCTAAGGCAAACTGTATAGGCAATCTCATATCAGGCAATCCTAACTGGGCTTTGATCGAAGAGTCTTCGAATTGAACCAAGGAATGAATAATCGACTGTGGATGAACCACCACATCTATTTGTTCTGGGCTTAAGTCAAAAAGCCATTTAGCTTCAATCACCTCCAAGCCTTTGTTCATCAAACTTGCCGAGTCAATAGTTATCTTCGCTCCCATTTCCCAATTCGGGTGTTTAAGAGCTTGCTCTTTGGCTACACTTGACAAAAACTCACGATTCTTACCTCTAAAAGGCCCTCCTGAAGCAGTCAAAATAATTTTTTCAATTGGATTATGGAATTCTCCTACCAAACATTGAAAAATCGCAGAATGCTCAGAGTCTACAGGAAAAATATTAACGCCTTTTTCCTTAGCTAATCTTGTTATCAGATCTCCCGCTACGACAAGTGTTTCCTTGTTTGCCAAGGCTATTGTTTTACCAGCCTCTATAGCTTTTATGGTAGGCAATAAGCCTGCATAACCAACAAGAGCTGTCAAAACCGTGTCAACGCTATCCATTTGAACAACTGAAGACAAGGCATTAGCACCGCTATATACTTTAATCCCTTGAGGGTCCAATGCATCAAATACCAAGTCGTATTTGTTATCGTCACCAATAACTACCACATTTGGCTTGTATTTCAATGCCTGTTTAATCAAAAGCTCAGCGTTGGAATTGGCAGTCAATACCTCTACTGAAAAATGATCCTTTTGTTGTTCAATCACCTCCAAAGTTTGTGTTCCTATAGAGCCTGTTGAACCAAGAATAGCTATTCTTTTCTTTATATTTTTATCCAAAATGAAATTTCGATTTATTCTTTACTTCCCTAAAATAGGAAATTAAAATTCGCAGTCTGCAAAAATAAAGATATTATTGAAATAATAAATTAATTCATAACATAGGATTGCATAGGATCTGCTATTTTACGATCATTTGACAATCTTGGGACTTTATTTTGACCTCCCAACTTGCCAATTGACTTCATATAATCTTGAAAAGATCCCTTCTTCAATGATTTTACCTCAAGCGGCCTTAAAACACTGCCTTCAATCAAATCATAATAATATGTATTCAATGTTTGCATTTGCAAATCCAAATGTTTGGCAAATGCATCAAGATTCTCAGGTTCTTTAGCAAATTCAACATACCATTCATGCAAAGGCAATCCATTATCAGGATTCACATTAGGAGCTACGCTAAACTCAACCACCTCTACTCCTTTAAACTTGTCCACTGCCGAACGCATCGCTTTTTCCACCTCTTCACCTATCACATGTTCACCAAACGCGGAAATAAAATGTTTAATTCTCCCAGTAACTACCAATCTATATGGATCTTTGGATACAAACTTCACTGTATCTCCAATGCTATATCCCCATAAGCCTGCATTGCTATTGATAATCAAAGCATAATTCTTGTCCAACTCCACTTCGCCAATAGTCAACCTGGTTGGTTTCTCATCAAAATATTCATCCGCTGGTATAAATTCGTAGAAAATGCCAGTATCCAACTGCAGCAACATTCCAGACTCTTTTTGCTTATCTTGAAACGCAATAAAACCTTCCGAAGCTGGATACAGTTCTATGGAATCTATCTCCTTTCCTATCGAGCCGAACAACTTCTCACGATAAGGCTCAAAATTAACACCGCCATATATAAATAGAGATAAATTTGGAAATACGTCTTTGACTTTTTGACCCGATGTATCTGAAATCTTATCAAAATACATTTGCACCCACGGAGGAATTCCTGAAATCAATCTCATATCCTCCGTTATCGTCTCTTCAACGATTTTATCAACTTTCGCCTCCCAATCCTCCATGCAATTGGTTTCATAGCTAGGCATTTGATTTCTTCTCAAATAATCTGGCACATGATGATTGCTTATGCCACTTAATCTACCTGTTAATATTCCTGCAACCGTCTCCAAAGTAGGCGAACCTGAAAGAAAAATCAGCTTGCCGTCCAAAAAAGAAGCATTACCTGTCTCATTCACATAATGGAGCATCGCATTGCGAGCGCAATCAATATGATTGGATATTGAATCTTTTGATATAGGAATATATTTCGAACCAGATGTTGTCCCCGAAGTCTTCGCTAAATATAAGGGTTTACCAGGCCAAAGAATATCTGACTTCCCATCTAAAATTGCATCCACATAAGGCTTCAAAGACTCATAATCTCGTATAGGCACGTTTTTTTTAAATGACTCATGATTATTAATTTTATCAAAATCATGATCTTGACCAAATTTTGTATTTCGAGCCTTATCAATCAATTCTTGGAAAACCTTATTTTGAGTTTCAACAGGTTTGGCCATCCATTTATTTTGCTTGTTCACTACCCAAGCTGCAACCAACTTGCTCAGAGAAGCTAAAATTCCCATAATAAATTTCTTTTTAAAAAATCAGACCTAAAGATAACGATAAGAAATAAAAAAGTCGGATAAGATGAACTCTTTATCCGACTAAAAAACTTTACTAACTGAACTTAACTATATTGCTGAACTATAAATTGCTAATTATAAATAATATATATCGACGCCGTCAACTTCCATCAAGAAATCAGCTGAAATCACATAAATCGCTCCATCCGCATCATCCTCTTTGCCTTTGAATACCAAATTGCCCTGATGATCATATATTTCGACATCTTTATCCATAAAGTTGTCTAATAATGGGTCGTTACCAAAGTACTCGTCATAAACCTCTAAAGCTTGACGATAGAGCATTTGCTGAGAATTCTTTTCTTTTGTATCAGCATTAACATTCATATATGCTATGGCCATCAAAACTACGACCGAAACTGATAAGGCTGTTTGTTTTAGGTTTTTCATAACTTCCTCATTTTGACGTCGAACTCATATTCATGTATACGCAAAATAAAAAGTTATGTTCCTAATAATTATTAGTTTTCATTAGAAAATGGGTCGTATTTTTTTACTATTATTTCTCCGACTTTTTCAGTGGTTAATTCAAGTTGTTGTATAGGCAAACTTTGTATCTGACTTACAGATCGTTCCAAAGAATCCAAAACAATCACCAACACCCTCAAGCTATCTCCCTCGCCATCTGGCACATACCTATATCTTGGGCTTTGAGACCATAACACAAGCTCATTGGAAACCACCTGATCATCCGTACTGTCTCCAACATACCAAACTCCCAAATTCACTAATGAATCATTCTGATAC
The Aureibacter tunicatorum DNA segment above includes these coding regions:
- a CDS encoding sigma-54 dependent transcriptional regulator, translated to MPKILLVDDERSIRSTLKEILEYEKYTVEEAEDGEQAIEKLITHKYDAVLCDIKMPKLTGVEVLEKAKKLDIQTPFIMISAHGTIELAVEATKMGAFNFLPKPPDLNRLLITLRNALEKNELVEETKELKKKIVKVQTKTIVGESQAIQKLKETIQKVGPTEARVLITGPNGSGKELVARGIHSASNRNSKPIVEVNCAAIPAELIESELFGHEKGSFTSAIKQRKGKFEVADGGTLFLDEIGDMSLSAQAKVLRALQENKITRVGGEKEIKVNVRVLAATNKNLKEEIEKGNFREDLYHRLSVILVKVPPLRERLDDIPLLADKFLQDIANEYGQAKKELSLEAIEELKNNPWTGNVRELRNVVERLVIMSDQKIIAEDVLQYTEA
- a CDS encoding lysophospholipid acyltransferase family protein, which codes for MKIIRKIYTFYGLIVFLGIMLMIFPFFWLYIRFKSLERYAYELYQFWGTSLFWLIGMPINKVYKGKLQKDKQYLFVPNHSSYLDIPAVGGGPFAMLFLGKIELVKIPVFGYIYKKLNIIVDRKNPRSRKKAMDDCRESLDRGYNLAIFPEGTISKQSPELLPFKDGAFLLAIEKGIPIVPVTLPYNWKILPGHHGDFTLRWHKNMVVYHEPIHTNDLTLKDIEKLKIQVHNVIQEEMYARNNMAFHVEPESKK
- the dtd gene encoding D-aminoacyl-tRNA deacylase; amino-acid sequence: MIAVIQRVSEASVKIDGEVKGEIGRGLMILLGIEDADAYEDIQWLAKKIVNMRIFPDENEVMNKSLLDHEREILLISQFTLHASTKKGNRPSYIKAAKPDVAIPLYEKTIAELEGLLGRKLATGEFGADMKVGLVNDGPVTIIVDTKDRK
- a CDS encoding NAD(P)H-binding protein, producing the protein MMPKSQKAALLAGATGLVGEHLLKLIIDDNAYDKVIVLSRKPLEISDDKLEVVMIDFDSLAQVELSSNIDEVFCCLGTTIKKAKTRDLFEKVDYEYCLELAKLGLKYKAGSFQLISAMGADEKSSFYYNKIKGKVEKAISELGYDKYSIIRPSLLMGQRSEERVGEDSAKFAMKAIGWLLIGKLKKYRGIEGEVVAKAMHKIASEGSMGESVYESDILMEKGEEK
- a CDS encoding ribonuclease HII codes for the protein MLKSFFSENKIEAGCDEVGRGCLAGPVVAAAVILPKDYTHEILNDSKKISPKKRAQLAEEIKKDAIAWAIAESTVEEIDQINILNASYLAMQRSIDKLDKIPELLLIDGNRYKPHNEIPYKCIVKGDSKFLSIAAASILAKTYRDELMENLAVEHSGYGWEKNAGYPTKQHREGIEKFGITDWHRKTFKLFKDKTLFD
- a CDS encoding porin, with amino-acid sequence MNSFSKAVCLLAVYAFSINFVNGQYLKDESFNNKSYEKAEKNIVENRKWYDIIKINGYIQARYNGLFETNPDLAVEQADKNWGKDKGISFRRIRVKLSGWLHPKVYMYVQGDFASEFSLKDAYGDFYADNEKKLWLRVGQSKVPYGFENMQSSQHRIVLDRNDPFNSALKNERDMMAVAYYTPVKFRKVYDYLKRNNLKHSGNYGAFGLGVFNGQTANTPDENDEMHIVARTSYPLMLPNKQVFEFILQAYSGNYVVTNTSEGVKTTIINNEGHEELIDANGAEFEDSRIGAGVIWYPQPFGLQAEYNIGRGPEYDPSTNTIKVQDLHGGYIMAMGKIDYREHSFFPFIRYQFYDGGKKFELDARSYTVDDWEIGLEWQPMDAMEVTAMYVIADRRYEDGELPENEESGNLLRLQMQLNF
- the rseP gene encoding RIP metalloprotease RseP is translated as MEILVMAAQIILGLSILVGVHEMGHLLAAKAFGMRVEEFSIGFPPKIFSFKWGETEYALSLIPLGGFVKISGMMDESLDKDQLAAPPEPWEFRSKPAWQRLIVMLGGIIVNVITGILIFVMLTWMNGSTYYSKDEVNKKGIVALPLGKEVGFKTGDKILKINGKDFEDFSDVYDPEVLISNNSYYTVERDGKVIDLKIPKGFLEQYAEKSKTEGFVTPLSPYDVKEVIKGSGASKGGLEKGDKILSVNGHPTTYFNQLQAVLADNKDKTVSAVIDRGGKEKTLSIPIDKDGKMGFYPNDLLQVSHKDFTFGQSVVVGTDRAVKVVVTNAKGLWKMVTGEVNPASSLSGPIAIAQIYGGTWNWIKFWSITGLLSMVLAFMNLLPIPALDGGHVMFLLYEMISGRKPGDKFMEIAQKTGMIILLSLMAFVILNDVWKLFK
- a CDS encoding 1-deoxy-D-xylulose-5-phosphate reductoisomerase produces the protein MDKNIKKRIAILGSTGSIGTQTLEVIEQQKDHFSVEVLTANSNAELLIKQALKYKPNVVVIGDDNKYDLVFDALDPQGIKVYSGANALSSVVQMDSVDTVLTALVGYAGLLPTIKAIEAGKTIALANKETLVVAGDLITRLAKEKGVNIFPVDSEHSAIFQCLVGEFHNPIEKIILTASGGPFRGKNREFLSSVAKEQALKHPNWEMGAKITIDSASLMNKGLEVIEAKWLFDLSPEQIDVVVHPQSIIHSLVQFEDSSIKAQLGLPDMRLPIQFALGYPNRMKADFPRFSFLDYPQLTFEKPDMETFKNLGLAYEALNKGGNTACVLNAANEVVVEKFLKDQIGFLEMSDVIESCMNSISFIESPTLEDYIQTDQETRLVAEEKVKQIF
- a CDS encoding GH3 auxin-responsive promoter family protein, with product MGILASLSKLVAAWVVNKQNKWMAKPVETQNKVFQELIDKARNTKFGQDHDFDKINNHESFKKNVPIRDYESLKPYVDAILDGKSDILWPGKPLYLAKTSGTTSGSKYIPISKDSISNHIDCARNAMLHYVNETGNASFLDGKLIFLSGSPTLETVAGILTGRLSGISNHHVPDYLRRNQMPSYETNCMEDWEAKVDKIVEETITEDMRLISGIPPWVQMYFDKISDTSGQKVKDVFPNLSLFIYGGVNFEPYREKLFGSIGKEIDSIELYPASEGFIAFQDKQKESGMLLQLDTGIFYEFIPADEYFDEKPTRLTIGEVELDKNYALIINSNAGLWGYSIGDTVKFVSKDPYRLVVTGRIKHFISAFGEHVIGEEVEKAMRSAVDKFKGVEVVEFSVAPNVNPDNGLPLHEWYVEFAKEPENLDAFAKHLDLQMQTLNTYYYDLIEGSVLRPLEVKSLKKGSFQDYMKSIGKLGGQNKVPRLSNDRKIADPMQSYVMN